A region from the Oceanidesulfovibrio marinus genome encodes:
- a CDS encoding response regulator, which yields MKFLIVDDDFDSRKLLQKILHKYGYCDIAVDGEEGVDAFRTALKEGAGYDLVCLDILMPNMDGQQALREIREIEKEFDVKAGEEAKIIMITGLDDSKEVHDAFFLGDATSYIVKPLRKQLLLDEIESLGLTLEERA from the coding sequence ATGAAATTTCTCATCGTTGACGATGATTTTGACAGCCGCAAGCTGTTGCAGAAAATATTGCACAAGTATGGGTATTGCGACATCGCCGTGGACGGCGAGGAAGGTGTGGACGCATTCCGCACCGCACTGAAGGAAGGCGCCGGTTACGACCTGGTCTGCCTTGACATTCTCATGCCCAACATGGATGGTCAGCAGGCCCTGCGCGAGATCCGCGAGATCGAAAAAGAGTTCGACGTGAAGGCTGGCGAGGAAGCCAAGATCATCATGATCACCGGCCTCGACGACTCCAAGGAAGTGCACGATGCGTTCTTCCTGGGCGACGCCACGTCGTATATCGTTAAACCGCTGCGCAAGCAGCTCTTGCTCGATGAGATCGAATCCTTGGGCCTGACGCTCGAGGAACGCGCGTAG
- a CDS encoding pyridoxal phosphate-dependent aminotransferase: MERALLDEIKPFYVMDVLERAKAMERDGMDVVHLEVGEPDFDMPEPVRQAAIKALNEGHTHYTHSLGMIELREAIAADYAKRYGVTVDPEHIVVTNGTSPAIFLTFAALLEKGDEVIVSDPHYACYPNFIRLAGGEPRLVPTLEEDGFQFRAAAIRKAVTEKTRAVFLNSPSNPVGTLLPPERMKNVADIGLPVVSDEIYHGLVYGGQRDHTVLEFTKNCFVLNGFSKLYAMTGLRLGYLIAPEVHTRDLQKLCQNMFISPNSVSQWAGIAALTQCEEDVEQMKAIYDERRQYMVARLRDIGLGIAVEPFGAFYVFANAKKFGSDSYALAFDILEHAHVGVTPGTDFGQGGEGFIRFSYANSLENIERGLDRVERYLKTRMG, translated from the coding sequence ATGGAACGAGCACTGCTGGACGAGATCAAGCCGTTTTATGTGATGGATGTTCTGGAACGCGCCAAGGCCATGGAGCGCGACGGCATGGACGTGGTGCACCTGGAGGTGGGGGAGCCGGACTTCGACATGCCGGAGCCGGTGAGGCAGGCGGCCATCAAAGCCCTGAACGAGGGCCATACGCACTACACCCACTCTCTGGGCATGATCGAGCTGCGCGAGGCCATAGCCGCCGACTATGCGAAACGCTACGGCGTCACCGTTGATCCGGAGCATATTGTGGTGACCAATGGCACCTCGCCGGCCATCTTTCTCACCTTTGCCGCGCTGCTGGAGAAGGGGGACGAGGTCATCGTCTCCGATCCGCACTACGCCTGCTACCCCAACTTCATCCGTCTGGCCGGGGGCGAGCCGCGGCTGGTGCCCACGCTGGAGGAGGACGGCTTCCAGTTCCGGGCGGCGGCCATCCGCAAGGCCGTGACCGAGAAGACCCGCGCCGTGTTCCTCAACTCGCCGTCCAACCCGGTGGGCACGCTGCTGCCGCCGGAGCGGATGAAAAACGTGGCCGACATCGGCCTGCCCGTGGTCTCGGACGAGATCTACCACGGCCTGGTCTACGGCGGGCAGCGCGACCACACGGTGCTGGAGTTCACGAAAAATTGCTTCGTGCTCAACGGCTTTTCCAAGCTCTACGCCATGACCGGTCTGCGGCTCGGCTACCTCATCGCGCCGGAGGTGCACACCCGCGACCTCCAGAAGCTTTGCCAGAACATGTTCATCTCGCCGAACTCCGTGTCCCAGTGGGCGGGCATCGCCGCGCTCACCCAATGCGAGGAGGATGTGGAGCAGATGAAGGCCATCTACGACGAACGCCGGCAATACATGGTGGCGCGGCTGCGCGACATCGGCCTCGGCATTGCCGTGGAGCCGTTCGGCGCGTTTTACGTTTTTGCAAACGCCAAGAAGTTCGGCAGCGACTCCTATGCCCTGGCCTTCGACATTCTGGAGCATGCGCATGTGGGCGTTACCCCGGGCACGGACTTTGGCCAGGGCGGCGAAGGGTTCATCCGTTTCTCCTATGCCAACTCCCTGGAGAACATCGAACGCGGGCTGGACCGCGTGGAGCGCTACCTGAAAACCAGAATGGGCTGA
- the gcvH gene encoding glycine cleavage system protein GcvH yields MIPDDLLYTRTHEWLKQEGETALIGITHFAQEQLGDLTFIELPAPGDTIEAGEEMGTIESVKAASEIYAPVDGDVLEINEDLESSPELVNEDPYGEGWLIRIRPSGDLDDLLSPSEYADLVESETE; encoded by the coding sequence ATGATTCCCGACGATCTGCTGTATACCCGCACTCATGAATGGCTGAAGCAGGAAGGCGAAACCGCCCTCATCGGCATCACCCATTTCGCGCAGGAACAGCTTGGCGACCTGACCTTTATCGAGCTGCCTGCACCTGGCGACACCATCGAGGCCGGCGAGGAGATGGGCACCATCGAATCCGTCAAGGCCGCCAGCGAAATCTACGCGCCGGTGGACGGCGACGTCCTCGAGATCAACGAGGATCTCGAAAGCTCTCCCGAACTCGTCAACGAGGATCCCTACGGCGAAGGATGGCTCATCCGCATCCGTCCGTCGGGCGACCTCGACGACCTCCTCTCCCCTTCCGAATACGCCGACCTCGTTGAGTCGGAAACCGAGTAG
- a CDS encoding class I SAM-dependent methyltransferase encodes MSDEYAGVARLYASFLDPVLSRTRRTAREALDRVKAASVVDICCGTGALCRDLAAEGYEVTGVDYSDAMLGEAARRAKRSRDIRYFRADARQLPFEDGAYDAGVLSLCLHENAPEDRSALLAEAARVAKTLVVVDYSHTRGALGVLAHVPERMAGSRHYAAFRHFIAHGALEELLRTAGFAVLHKEVCLLGAGMCALVLPERRRKGARTADRG; translated from the coding sequence ATGAGCGACGAGTATGCCGGCGTGGCGCGATTGTACGCCTCCTTTCTCGATCCGGTGCTGAGCCGGACCCGACGGACTGCGCGCGAGGCGCTGGACCGGGTGAAAGCGGCAAGCGTGGTGGACATCTGCTGCGGTACCGGGGCGTTGTGCCGCGATCTGGCAGCCGAAGGTTATGAGGTCACCGGCGTGGACTACTCGGACGCCATGCTGGGCGAGGCCGCACGGCGGGCGAAGCGTTCACGGGATATTCGCTACTTTCGCGCGGATGCGCGGCAATTGCCCTTTGAAGACGGCGCCTACGACGCCGGCGTGCTCAGCCTGTGCCTGCACGAGAACGCGCCGGAGGACCGCTCCGCGCTGCTGGCCGAGGCGGCGCGGGTGGCCAAGACCCTGGTAGTAGTGGACTACTCCCACACTCGCGGCGCATTGGGCGTGCTGGCGCACGTTCCGGAGCGCATGGCCGGATCGCGGCACTATGCCGCCTTCCGCCACTTCATCGCCCATGGCGCGCTGGAAGAGTTGCTGCGGACAGCAGGCTTTGCCGTGCTTCACAAGGAGGTCTGCCTGCTGGGCGCGGGCATGTGCGCCCTGGTCCTCCCGGAGCGCCGCCGCAAAGGCGCGCGGACCGCGGACAGGGGCTGA
- the gcvPA gene encoding aminomethyl-transferring glycine dehydrogenase subunit GcvPA, whose translation MPYIPHTTDQVRRMLDVVGVDSMEALFENIPASMRPKSFDLPEGLSEDAVLNKLSAIADMNETGKASFLGAGFYDHFQPRAVRALVSRSEFYTAYTPYQAEASQGTLQAIFEFQTAICRLFEMDCANASAYDGGTAIFEACMMAIRKTKRSKIIIDEALSPIYRRMLDTMTSSLDIEAVIVPHANGTSDKAALAAAIDKDTAAVVVQNPNFFGVVEDFSDLAAVARENKALTIMSVYPVLASVLKTPGSMGADIVVGEGQSLGLPLSFGGPYLGLMTCTKALVRQLPGRIAGRTEDKQGRTGYVLTLQAREQHIRRAKATSNICSNQALCALMAHVQMCMLGPVGLRRQAVLSMELARYAQARLTAVHGVEMLNDAPYGNEFAITLPLPADKVVAALAQQGVAAGFPLGRYYKGLENALLVATTDKNTAEQIDRLAAGLKEAL comes from the coding sequence ATGCCCTACATTCCGCATACCACCGACCAGGTCCGCCGCATGCTCGACGTCGTGGGCGTCGACTCCATGGAGGCGCTCTTCGAGAACATCCCCGCCTCCATGCGGCCCAAGAGCTTCGATCTCCCGGAGGGCCTCTCCGAGGACGCCGTCCTGAATAAGCTCTCCGCCATCGCGGATATGAACGAGACCGGCAAGGCCTCCTTCCTGGGCGCCGGCTTCTACGACCATTTCCAGCCGCGCGCCGTCCGCGCCCTCGTCTCCCGCAGCGAGTTCTACACCGCCTACACGCCGTACCAGGCCGAGGCATCGCAGGGCACGCTCCAGGCCATCTTCGAGTTCCAGACAGCCATCTGCCGGCTCTTTGAAATGGATTGCGCCAACGCTTCGGCATACGACGGCGGCACCGCCATCTTCGAGGCGTGCATGATGGCCATCCGCAAGACCAAACGCTCGAAGATCATCATCGACGAGGCTCTGAGTCCCATCTACCGCCGCATGCTGGACACCATGACCTCCAGCCTGGACATCGAGGCCGTCATTGTGCCCCACGCCAACGGGACCTCGGACAAGGCCGCCCTGGCCGCGGCCATAGACAAGGACACCGCCGCCGTGGTGGTGCAGAACCCCAACTTCTTCGGCGTGGTGGAGGATTTCTCCGACCTGGCCGCCGTGGCCAGGGAAAACAAGGCCCTGACCATCATGTCGGTCTACCCGGTGCTGGCCTCGGTGCTCAAGACGCCGGGCTCCATGGGCGCGGACATCGTGGTGGGCGAGGGCCAGTCCCTGGGCCTGCCGCTCTCCTTCGGCGGTCCCTACCTGGGCCTGATGACCTGCACCAAGGCTCTGGTGCGCCAGCTGCCGGGCCGCATCGCCGGCCGCACCGAGGACAAGCAGGGCCGCACCGGCTATGTGCTCACCCTGCAGGCGCGGGAGCAGCACATCCGCCGCGCCAAGGCCACATCCAACATCTGCTCCAACCAGGCGCTCTGCGCGCTCATGGCCCACGTCCAGATGTGCATGCTGGGGCCGGTGGGGCTGCGCCGCCAGGCGGTACTCTCCATGGAGCTTGCGCGCTACGCCCAGGCGCGGCTCACCGCCGTCCACGGCGTGGAGATGTTGAACGACGCGCCATACGGCAACGAGTTCGCCATCACCCTGCCGCTGCCTGCCGACAAGGTCGTGGCCGCCCTGGCCCAGCAAGGCGTGGCCGCCGGATTCCCGCTGGGCCGCTACTACAAGGGACTGGAAAACGCCCTCCTCGTTGCGACCACGGACAAGAACACCGCCGAGCAGATCGACCGTCTCGCCGCCGGCCTCAAGGAAGCTCTGTAA
- a CDS encoding HAD family hydrolase, translating into MHYEPTPLLKPHAVLSGLEAVVFDFDGTLAELILDFAEMRRLVARTAAPFLSAEPAPGSTPVLEWLATLAAEAETLAVGSGAALTESALAAIETMEVESAARGILFPFTRPLLDDLRKRGLACGIITRNCSKAVRTVFPDVDEHLEVVLTRDDVPRPKPHPAHLLDAIRRMGVDSRATLMVGDHPMDMETARAAGTRSGGVASGRSTLDALSASGADIVAPDCAALFKPLLAPR; encoded by the coding sequence ATGCACTACGAACCCACGCCCCTCCTGAAGCCCCATGCGGTCCTGAGCGGTCTGGAGGCCGTGGTCTTTGATTTCGACGGCACGCTGGCCGAGCTGATTCTGGACTTTGCCGAGATGCGGCGACTGGTGGCGCGCACGGCGGCGCCCTTTCTGTCTGCGGAACCCGCGCCGGGCAGTACGCCCGTGCTGGAATGGCTCGCAACGCTGGCTGCGGAGGCCGAGACCCTGGCGGTCGGCTCCGGCGCGGCGCTTACGGAAAGCGCCCTCGCCGCCATCGAGACCATGGAGGTGGAAAGCGCGGCCCGGGGCATCCTCTTCCCCTTCACCCGGCCGCTGCTGGACGATCTCAGAAAACGTGGCCTTGCCTGCGGCATCATTACCCGCAACTGCAGCAAGGCTGTGCGCACGGTTTTTCCGGACGTGGACGAGCACCTGGAGGTGGTGCTCACGCGGGACGACGTGCCGCGGCCCAAGCCCCACCCGGCCCATCTGCTGGACGCGATTCGGCGCATGGGCGTGGACTCGCGGGCAACGCTCATGGTCGGCGACCACCCCATGGACATGGAGACGGCCAGAGCGGCGGGCACGCGATCCGGCGGCGTGGCCAGCGGACGCAGCACCCTCGATGCGCTCAGCGCCAGCGGCGCGGACATCGTTGCGCCGGACTGCGCCGCATTGTTCAAGCCGCTGCTGGCTCCGCGCTAG
- a CDS encoding HD domain-containing protein produces MSFNTHPAPQNAASGGLLAEHKSRFRAYTERYLADPDVQDHRPIALKIEHTLQVLGNASRILDAPSPLDAWGDIPQGGVGGLGYPQLARLAALYHDVGRFEQYRRYNTFHDKKSENHARLGVRALRQSDLLDGLEDEARRFVQTAVMLHNRRFLPRGIAADVGYVTRVVRDADKVDIMRVMVDHFTAPDPADPVVTLHVKEHPTNYTPELYEAVLAGSSGDYTDMRWTNDFKLLILGWIFQLNFRASLDMVRERSLARRLLENLPDTPKMRRLDGIIDTALAPETPAAGESVPE; encoded by the coding sequence GTGAGCTTCAATACACATCCGGCGCCTCAGAACGCGGCTTCCGGTGGCTTGCTGGCCGAGCACAAATCGCGGTTCCGGGCATACACGGAACGCTATCTGGCCGACCCCGACGTGCAGGATCATCGGCCCATCGCCCTGAAGATCGAGCACACCCTGCAGGTGCTGGGCAACGCCTCGCGCATTCTGGACGCGCCTTCCCCGCTGGACGCCTGGGGCGACATCCCGCAAGGCGGCGTCGGCGGCCTGGGCTATCCACAGCTGGCGCGGCTTGCCGCGCTGTACCACGACGTGGGCCGGTTTGAGCAGTACCGCCGCTACAACACGTTTCACGACAAGAAGTCCGAGAACCACGCCCGGCTCGGCGTGCGGGCGCTACGACAGAGCGATCTGCTGGACGGCCTGGAGGACGAGGCTCGGCGCTTCGTGCAGACAGCGGTGATGCTCCACAACCGGCGCTTTCTGCCCCGGGGCATTGCCGCGGATGTGGGCTACGTGACTCGCGTGGTGCGAGACGCTGACAAGGTGGATATCATGCGGGTGATGGTGGACCACTTCACGGCGCCGGATCCGGCCGATCCCGTGGTGACCCTGCATGTGAAGGAGCATCCCACCAACTACACGCCGGAGCTGTACGAGGCGGTGCTGGCCGGGAGCTCGGGCGACTACACGGACATGCGCTGGACCAACGATTTCAAGCTGCTCATCCTGGGCTGGATATTCCAGCTCAACTTCCGGGCCAGTCTGGACATGGTGCGTGAGCGGAGCCTGGCGCGGCGTCTGCTGGAGAATCTGCCGGACACGCCGAAGATGCGCAGGCTGGACGGCATCATCGACACGGCGTTGGCTCCGGAAACGCCGGCCGCCGGGGAGAGCGTTCCGGAGTAG